A segment of the Catenuloplanes nepalensis genome:
CTCGGGACCCGTCTCCATCGCACTCACCGTGAGCGCCTGGCCTCCGCGAGCCGGGGTTCGGATCTCTGACCCTCGCCCCCTGCCGGTCAGATCATCCGCCACGGTCGACCTGGAAGCCGAGCAGAATCAGGTGTTCGCGTTCATGTGAAACTCGATACGTGCCCACCGGCAGGTTCATCCGTCGATGAGAGCTCGTGCGATCATCCCTGTACGGCGCTCGATGGCCCGGGCTCAGGTGTTCTTGCTCGTCCGCACCACGCCGAGGAGAAATATGAGGCATACCGTCCCTGACGGGCCGCGACTCGCCTCCTGGGTGCGGCCGTTGAATGCGGTTCTGGGGCCGGTGAGCCGGCCCGCCTCGATCGAGGCGGCGAAGAAGGCGGCGTACCGGCGTAGCGGCCTGCCCCCTCTCGCCGGCGATCAGGCCTTCGTTGATGACCTGCGGGTGCTGTGCGACGCGATAAGGGCAGCCCCGGCGCTGAGTCCGATCGGGCGGTTGGGTACGCAGCAGGAGCTCACCCGTCGGCTGGAGACTCGCCTGCGGATGCGGCATCTGCTCGATCAGGATCCCGGTGTCGCGGAGCGGGTGATCGAACGGCCGATCTTCATAACCGGGTTGCCGCGGACCGGTACGACACTGCTGCACCGCATGCTCGGTGTGCACTCCGCGGCCCGCGCACCGACGTTGTGGGAGCTGTTGGGCCCGGCCTCACTCGGCCGGGACGACGAGAAGCTGATCAAGGCTGCCCAGAGTATGTCCTCGATGTACCACCGCAGCATGCCCGAGATGCGGCGGGTGCATCCGCTCGATCCGTTCGGTCCCGAGGAGTGCGTGTTCCTTCTGCCGCACAGCAACCAGTTCGACGGCGTCGTGCCCGTGCCCGGCTACCGCGCGTGGTACGCCGAGCGCGATGTCCGGCCGGACTACGCCTACTACAAGCTTCAACTGCAGGCGATGCGGAAGCACAGCGATCCAGTTCGATGGGTTCTGAAGTCGCCTTACCATCTCGGTCATATCGACGTCGTCCTCGAGACCTTCCCGGATGCCACGATCGTCACCACTCATCGCGACCCGGCGGCAGCGATGCTCTCCTGGTGCTATTTCATGGAGGGAAGCCGCCGGCTGTACAACACCGTGGTGGACCCGCACGAAATCGGTGCCACCTGGCTTGAGATCTGGAGCAGGGCGACCGAGCGTGCGAGGGCCGTCCGGCAGGCACACCCCGAGCGTTTCATCGATGTCGACTACGCCGCGCTCTCCGATGCCCCCGTCCCTGCGGCCGTGGGTGTGGCTGCCCGGCTCGGGCTGGCCGATTCCGCGGCGTGGCAGGAGCTCGCGGACATGGAGGCGCGGCGCGGTGGTGATGCGGGGCGGGCCGGTCACCGCTCGCGACGAGAGTCTGCACGGCCGTCTCTGGCCCGCTACGGCCTCGACGAGTCCACGGTGCGACGCGATCTGACCCTACCGCCGATCCCCATCGGAGACGATGCCCGGCATCGCGAAGCCGGCTGAGCGGCTGCGGTGGGCGCGCACCCTGCTGGGCCTGCGCCGGCGTCGGCCGCCGCGCCCACGCCTGCGACTGCTCACGCTCGTCATCGGTGAGCACGACAGGGGCTGCTCTCGGAGAAGGTGCAACTCACCCGTACCCGTCGAGAACGATCTGAGGACCCAGCACACTAGTGATCAGTTGAGCGATGTGTGTGTGGCGGGGGTGAGAGAGTGTTTCGGCCCAGGGAGAGGGACGGAGACGACCGGAA
Coding sequences within it:
- a CDS encoding sulfotransferase family protein; the encoded protein is MNAVLGPVSRPASIEAAKKAAYRRSGLPPLAGDQAFVDDLRVLCDAIRAAPALSPIGRLGTQQELTRRLETRLRMRHLLDQDPGVAERVIERPIFITGLPRTGTTLLHRMLGVHSAARAPTLWELLGPASLGRDDEKLIKAAQSMSSMYHRSMPEMRRVHPLDPFGPEECVFLLPHSNQFDGVVPVPGYRAWYAERDVRPDYAYYKLQLQAMRKHSDPVRWVLKSPYHLGHIDVVLETFPDATIVTTHRDPAAAMLSWCYFMEGSRRLYNTVVDPHEIGATWLEIWSRATERARAVRQAHPERFIDVDYAALSDAPVPAAVGVAARLGLADSAAWQELADMEARRGGDAGRAGHRSRRESARPSLARYGLDESTVRRDLTLPPIPIGDDARHREAG